The following coding sequences lie in one Musa acuminata AAA Group cultivar baxijiao chromosome BXJ1-8, Cavendish_Baxijiao_AAA, whole genome shotgun sequence genomic window:
- the LOC135680565 gene encoding auxin transporter-like protein 4 — protein sequence MPPQTQAEEAAIVASGIAAFNSEMEQGSGGKEADGGRDSAFTMKSLLWHGGSAWDAWFSCSSNQVAQVLLTLPYSFSQLGMLSGVILQLFYGIMGSWTAYLISVLYVEYRTRKEKENVSFSNHVIQWYEVLDGLLGRYWKAAGLAFNCTFLLFGSVIQLIACASNIYYINDRLDKRTWTYIFGACCATTVFIPSFHNYRLWSFLGLGMTTYTAWYLTIAAVVHGQAEGVAHSGPTKLVLYFTGATNILYTFGGHAVTVEIMHAMWRPQKFKYIYLLATLYVFTLTLPSAAAVYWAFGDQLLTHSNAFSLLPRSGWRDAAVILMLIHQFITFGFACTPLYFVWEKVIGVHDTRSICLRALARLPVVIPIWFLAIVFPFFGPINSAVGALLVSFTVYIIPALAHMLTYRTQSARQNAAEKPPLFLPSWAAMYAVNAFVVGWVLVVGFGIGGWASMTNFINQVDTFGLFAKCYQCPKPQPPPAPAPQKHH from the exons ATGCCGCCGCAGACGCAAGCCGAGGAGGCTGCCATCGTGGCCAGCGGCATCGCTGCCTTCAACAGTGAGATGGAGCAGGGGAGCGGCGGCAAGGAAGCGGACGGAGGGAGGGACTCCGCGTTCACCATGAAGAGCCTCCTCTGGCACGGCGGCTCCGCCTGGGACGCCTGGTTCAGCTGCTCCTCCAATCAA GTGGCGCAGGTGCTGCTGACGCTGCCGTACTCGTTCTCGCAGCTGGGGATGCTGTCCGGGGTGATCCTGCAGCTGTTCTATGGCATCATGGGCAGCTGGACGGCGTACCTCATCAGCGTTCTCTACGTCGAGTACCGGACTCGGAAGGAGAAGGAAAACGTCAGCTTCAGCAACCACGTTATCCAG TGGTACGAGGTGCTTGATGGACTGCTGGGGCGGTACTGGAAGGCCGCCGGCCTCGCCTTCAACTGTACCTTCCTCCTCTTCGGCTCAGTCATCCAGCTCATCGCCTGTGCCAG CAACATATACTACATCAATGATCGGCTGGATAAGAGGACATGGACGTACATCTTTGGCGCCTGCTGCGCCACCACCGTGTTCATACCCTCCTTCCACAACTACAGGTTATGGTCCTTCCTCGGCCTCGGCATGACCACCTACACCGCCTGGTACCTCACCATCGCCGCCGTCGTCCACGGCCAG GCGGAAGGCGTGGCGCACTCGGGTCCGACGAAGCTGGTGCTGTACTTCACCGGAGCCACCAACATACTCTACACCTTCGGCGGCCACGCGGTCACCGT GGAGATAATGCACGCCATGTGGAGACCGCAAAAGTTCAAGTACATCTACCTACTGGCGACGCTGTACGTGTTCACGCTGACGCTGCCGTCGGCGGCTGCCGTGTACTGGGCCTTCGGGGACCAGCTGCTGACGCACTCCAACGCCTTCTCGCTGCTGCCAAGGTCCGGGTGGAGGGACGCCGCCGTCATCCTCATGCTCATCCACCAGTTCATCACCTTCGGCTTCGCCTGCACCCCGCTCTACTTCGTGTGGGAGAAGGTGATCGGAGTGCACGACACCCGGAGTATTTGCCTCCGAGCCTTGGCTCGCCTCCCCGTCGTCATCCCCATCTGGTTCCTGGCCATCGTCTTCCCCTTCTTCGGGCCCATCAACTCCGCGGTGGGCGCGCTCCTCGTCAGCTTCACCGTCTACATCATTCCTGCTCTGGCTCACATGCTCACCTACCGGACGCAGTCTGCACGACAG AATGCCGCCGAGAAGCCGCCCTTGTTCTTGCCAAGCTGGGCGGCGATGTACGCGGTGAACGCCTTCGTGGTGGGGTGGGTGCTCGTGGTCGGCTTCGGGATCGGCGGGTGGGCCAGCATGACCAACTTCATCAACCAGGTCGACACCTTCGGGCTCTTCGCCAAGTGCTACCAGTGCCCCAAGCCACAGCCACCGCCTGCGCCCGCACCACAGAAGCATCACTGA
- the LOC135680566 gene encoding nuclear pore complex protein NUP62-like yields MAFSFNPPSSSSSSSSSSSPSFSFPSATPSQSQGFSFQSQTPSASSSSPFSFSFSTTPSLLFSSSSSTTTASSSSPAFSGFGFTSAASSPATGFSLGTPSSSASSPSLFGFSTLGSSAASSAATTANLFSASTSAASSSSSSAAPPSSPSPLFAPDFGTSTLSSATFSSSSAASPFSTASPSFGFGSGTSSPLFGFGSSSSASSPLHGTSSSASSAAALSFSSASPVLTSSVATLGTSAAPSFASFASSSTPSTAGVAATATVTTTSTPSFSSLFSSSSSASPLSSSSSSFTTASTGAFSFGTGGSLSQNSFIASSSSAGTSLSLPVAATTSPSSSSASGFSFGSAKSAASQPSFGFGNAVSPAAATASAAPVFAGAAAAAKPLTLSFGSSSTPPISTMAPALTTASTITSVPAITPPATASSLFASAAASSLSFSVSSSTSAAAASTTASSSLTSTTTAAATGAFPSFGMSASSATSATPSTMSSSPLQSTPAVLLFGSSTSASASVASSSAATSQPLTPSVQASSGGLITTTSATTQAPKLPSEIVGKTVEEIIKDWNAELQERTSKFRKQATAIAEWDRRILQNRNILIRLEAEVAKVVETQTNLVRQLELIETHQQEIDKALESMEEEAERIYKDERALLLEDEATSVRDSMYEQAEFIEREMQKMAEQVKSVIQTVNSSQGGDMDMIDGMTPLDVVVRILNNQLSTLMWIDEKANEFSDQIQKVANSGAAAERGSTAPRFWLS; encoded by the exons ATGGCCTTCTCCTTCaaccctccttcctcctcctcgtcgtcctcgtcctcctcctcgccgTCGTTTTCCTTCCCTTCGGCCACTCCTTCGCAATCCCAGGGCTTTTCTTTCCAGTCCCAAACCCCTTCAGCGTCCTCCTCATCTCCgttctccttctctttctccaCAACCCCTTCCCTTttattctcttcctcctcctccaccaccaccgcctcctcctcctcccccgcctTCTCTGGTTTCGGCTTCACTTCCGCCGCCTCATCGCCTGCAACCGGTTTCTCTCTTGGAACCCCttcttcctccgcctcctccccgtCTCTATTCGGCTTCTCAACCCTTGGCTCCTCAGCGGCTTCATCTGCCGCGACCACGGCTAACCTTTTCTCAGCATCAACCTccgctgcctcctcttcctcgtcgTCCGCCGCGCCTCCCTCTTCCCCGAGCCCTCTTTTCGCTCCAGATTTCGGCACCTCGACCTTGTCCTCCGCGACGTTTTCTTCTTCCTCAGCAGCTTCTCCTTTTTCCACTGCGAGCCCTAGTTTCGGTTTCGGATCCGGTACATCGTCTCCTCTATTCGGCTTCGGGTCTTCTTCTTCCGCGTCCTCCCCGCTACATGGAACCTCGTCTTCTGCTTCTTCTGCCGCAGCCTTGTCGTTCTCCTCCGCTTCGCCAGTGCTCACTTCTTCAGTGGCTACTCTCGGAACTAGCGCTGCCCCTTCTTTCGCTTCCTTTGCCTCATCCTCGACCCCTTCGACTGCAGGAGTGGCCGCGACGGCGACGGTGACGACGACATCAACTCCATCCTTCTCATCCTtgttctcctcctcgtcctctgcATCTCCCCTGTCTTCGTCGTCTTCTTCGTTTACTACTGCTTCGACTGGTGCGTTCTCTTTTGGAACCGGTGGATCGTTATCTCAGAACTCCTTCATTGCTTCGTCATCATCTGCTGGTACCTCTTTATCACTGCCTGTTGCGGCCACAACCTCCCCGTCATCTTCCTCAGCATCTGGCTTTTCATTTGGGTCTGCAAAATCGGCTGCTTCCCAGCCTTCCTTCGGGTTCGGCAATGCAGTTTCGCCTGCTGCTGCAACTGCCTCTGCGGCACCTGTCTTCGCCGGTGCTGCAGCTGCTGCGAAGCCTCTCACCCTGTCATTTGGGTCTTCTTCCACACCACCCATATCAACCATGGCACCGGCATTGACAACTGCAAGCACTATAACTTCTGTGCCAGCTATAACACCccctgctacagcttcctctttgTTTGCCTCGGCAGCTGCATCTTCTCTGTCGTTTTCAGTTTCTTCATCAACGTCAGCAGCTGCAGCATCCACCACTGCATCATCTTCTTTGACATCAACAACTACTGCTGCAGCTACTGGTGCTTTCCCAAGCTTTGGCATGTCAGCGTCTTCAGCAACCTCCGCAACACCATCAACAATGTCATCATCTCCACTTCAATCCACACCAGCAGTTTTGTTGTTTG GTTCCTCTACTTCAGCATCTGCTAGTGTGGCAAGTTCCAGTGCTGCCACAAGTCAACCTTTAACGCCATCAGTTCAAGCTAGTAGTGGCGG ACTTATTACAACCACTTCAGCCACAACCCAGGCACCAAAATTACCTTCAGAAATTGTTGGGAAAACTGTCGAGGAG ATAATTAAGGACTGGAATGCTGAGCTACAGGAGCGTACTTCAAAGTTCCGAAAGCAGGCTACAGCAATAGCTGAATGGGACAGGAGGATTCTACAAAACCGAAATATTCTCATTAGGCTGGAG GCTGAAGTGGCAAAAGTTGTGGAGACTCAAACTAACTTAGTACGACAACTTGAATTAATTGAAACTCATCAACAAGAG ATTGATAAGGCTCTGGAGAGCATGGAAGAAGAAGCTGAGCGTATATATAAGGATGAACGGGCATTGCTTTTGGAAGATGAGGCCACTTCTGTGAGAGATTCAAT GTATGAACAAGCTGAGTTTATTGAAAGAGAAATGCAAAAGATGGCTGAACAAGTAAAATCAGTAATTCAAACAGTGAATTCTTCTCAG GGTGGTGATATGGATATGATTGATGGTATGACTCCACTTGATGTTGTTGTCCGAATACTTAACAATCAACTGAGCACTCTAATGTGGATTGATGAAAAG GCAAATGAATTCTCAGATCAGATTCAAAAGGTGGCCAACAGTGGGGCTGCAGCTGAACGTGGTTCGACAGCTCCAAGATTCTGGTTGAGTTAA